One part of the Candidatus Borreliella tachyglossi genome encodes these proteins:
- a CDS encoding DUF3996 domain-containing protein gives MKILLKVTMILSLASLSIAKEVDPLNLDKILVEKENLNKLFGIGFGIGNPITNIILSFPYVDIDFGYGGFNGLHPNNFTPYLIFGIDVLFREELYHNIIMTGGVGVGIDWSPVKSTDSGPAGAPEEKGDNKEGEFLSPASNNRLGIVLRLPISLEYSFLKNLVIGFKGMATIGGTMLISPITFEGARFGFFGIAFIKIYI, from the coding sequence ATGAAGATATTGTTAAAAGTAACTATGATTTTATCACTAGCAAGCTTATCTATTGCTAAGGAAGTTGATCCATTAAATCTTGACAAGATATTAGTAGAGAAAGAAAACTTAAATAAATTATTTGGAATAGGTTTTGGGATTGGAAACCCTATCACGAATATCATACTTTCTTTTCCATATGTAGATATCGATTTTGGATATGGGGGATTCAATGGTCTACATCCTAATAATTTTACGCCTTATCTTATTTTCGGAATTGATGTCTTATTCAGAGAGGAACTTTATCATAATATAATAATGACTGGTGGTGTTGGAGTAGGCATAGACTGGTCTCCAGTAAAATCAACAGATTCAGGCCCTGCGGGTGCTCCAGAAGAAAAAGGTGATAATAAAGAGGGAGAATTTTTATCTCCCGCATCCAACAATAGGTTGGGTATCGTACTAAGACTTCCTATTTCATTAGAATATAGTTTTTTAAAGAATCTCGTAATAGGATTTAAGGGCATGGCAACAATTGGAGGAACAATGTTAATCAGCCCCATAACATTCGAAGGAGCGAGATTTGGGTTTTTTGGTATCGCATTCATAAAAATATATATATAA
- a CDS encoding DUF3996 domain-containing protein: MGKNTQKILILLAMFNLHYFTFSKDNDPYIIKCNEENDGTTCITNGEDTIPKPKIPAKKKPKVIPIIQPPIIKQEKTPYNSFSIGIGTGSPVANILISVPYADIDFGYGSFFEFNPDNFKSYFLFGIDLIFTKQIGPSVTVGGGFGVGIDWSKVDLVPPGGSDTITYERIGTVARLPLVMEYKFAKNLSAGFKVYSALGPTILLTKPKILFEGTRLKFFAIGFFKFSI, encoded by the coding sequence ATGGGAAAAAACACTCAAAAGATATTGATCTTACTAGCAATGTTTAACTTACACTATTTTACGTTCTCTAAAGATAATGATCCATATATAATTAAATGTAATGAAGAAAATGATGGCACCACTTGTATTACAAATGGTGAAGACACCATCCCAAAACCTAAAATCCCAGCTAAGAAGAAACCCAAAGTTATTCCTATTATACAACCACCCATAATTAAACAAGAAAAAACTCCATATAATTCATTCTCAATAGGAATAGGAACAGGCAGTCCTGTAGCAAATATTTTAATCTCGGTGCCTTATGCAGACATAGATTTCGGATATGGAAGCTTTTTTGAGTTTAATCCTGACAATTTTAAGTCTTACTTTTTATTTGGTATCGATCTAATCTTTACAAAACAAATAGGACCAAGTGTAACAGTCGGAGGAGGATTTGGAGTTGGTATAGACTGGTCTAAGGTAGATCTAGTACCTCCTGGAGGTTCAGACACTATTACCTATGAAAGAATAGGAACTGTGGCTAGGTTACCCTTAGTAATGGAATACAAATTTGCAAAAAACTTGTCGGCAGGATTCAAAGTTTACTCTGCACTTGGTCCAACCATATTGCTCACAAAACCAAAAATATTATTCGAAGGAACTAGATTAAAATTCTTTGCAATTGGGTTTTTCAAGTTCTCAATATAA
- a CDS encoding fructose-specific PTS transporter subunit EIIC, giving the protein MFLDFLKRELIFISDEIKSKEDAINFLVDKVGEKGYTDDRNGFLQGILDRENIGDTSWENGVAIPHFIGDVVKTSFVSLLYIKGDGIDWSDDNPPVNLIFLICMSKGQQGNEHIKSIAFIAKLFENDDFKNILKTVNNPDEIYAYVENVEKAATEDVVSSSRSEKIVAVSACPVGIAHTYIAAKKIEAEAKKQGYSIKVETQGSIGIENALTEEDIESADVVILAVDKDVDEARFDGKKVCKVSTAKAINNIENIVKESFNAPIFNYKNVNANLKDTPKKSKSTLYKYLMSGVSPMIPIVASGGILIALGISLAGVGPDGPNFVEYPFYKTITDIGAVAFGMMLPILAGFIAMAIADKPGLAPGLVGGVLARDIGAGFLGAILAGFMAGFVARWIAKKTVPEWLRPVMPIFVIPLISTVIIGFFMIYVGGYIAQFMTLLENGLKSLQSNSETSGVLGKVLLGLILGSMVAIDMGGPFNKVAFLFGVAMIPQVPQIMGMVAAAIPVPPMAMGLATLVVPKLFEEEERESGKISFLISFIGISEGAIPFAASDPARVLPSIVAGGAVASIIAAFLGVASHAPHGGPIVLPVVDNKLGFIIAIVAGVAVATILVIFLKSLKARESK; this is encoded by the coding sequence AAAGAGAACTTATTTTTATATCAGATGAAATAAAATCTAAAGAAGATGCAATTAATTTTTTAGTAGATAAAGTCGGTGAAAAGGGTTATACGGATGATAGGAATGGATTTCTTCAGGGCATACTTGATAGAGAAAATATTGGTGATACATCTTGGGAGAATGGAGTTGCTATTCCTCATTTTATAGGGGATGTTGTTAAAACAAGTTTTGTCTCATTGCTTTACATAAAAGGTGATGGGATAGATTGGTCTGATGATAACCCTCCTGTTAATTTGATATTTTTAATTTGTATGTCAAAAGGACAACAAGGTAATGAACATATTAAGTCAATAGCTTTTATAGCTAAATTATTTGAAAACGATGACTTTAAAAATATTTTAAAAACTGTAAACAATCCTGATGAAATTTATGCTTATGTGGAAAATGTTGAAAAGGCTGCTACAGAGGATGTTGTAAGTTCTTCAAGATCAGAAAAAATAGTGGCTGTATCTGCTTGCCCTGTAGGAATTGCACATACATATATTGCCGCTAAGAAGATTGAAGCTGAAGCTAAGAAACAAGGTTACAGCATTAAAGTTGAGACTCAGGGCTCTATTGGCATTGAAAATGCTCTGACGGAAGAAGATATTGAATCTGCTGATGTGGTAATACTTGCTGTTGATAAGGATGTTGATGAAGCGAGATTTGATGGGAAGAAGGTTTGTAAGGTTTCAACTGCAAAGGCCATAAATAATATAGAAAATATTGTTAAGGAATCATTTAATGCTCCAATATTTAATTACAAGAATGTGAATGCTAATTTAAAAGATACACCCAAGAAGAGTAAATCTACTCTTTATAAATATTTAATGAGTGGCGTGTCTCCCATGATCCCAATTGTAGCAAGTGGTGGTATTTTGATTGCTCTTGGAATATCATTGGCTGGGGTTGGCCCTGATGGACCAAATTTTGTTGAATATCCTTTTTATAAGACGATTACAGATATTGGTGCTGTGGCTTTTGGTATGATGTTGCCAATACTTGCAGGGTTTATTGCTATGGCAATTGCCGATAAGCCAGGTCTTGCACCAGGTCTTGTTGGAGGTGTTCTTGCTAGAGATATTGGAGCAGGATTTTTAGGGGCAATACTTGCAGGATTTATGGCAGGGTTTGTTGCTAGATGGATAGCAAAAAAAACGGTTCCTGAATGGCTACGACCCGTGATGCCTATATTTGTAATTCCTTTAATAAGTACTGTTATTATAGGGTTTTTTATGATTTATGTTGGTGGATATATTGCCCAATTTATGACATTGCTTGAGAATGGCCTTAAATCTTTGCAAAGTAATTCAGAAACTTCTGGTGTTTTAGGAAAGGTGCTTCTTGGGTTAATACTTGGTTCAATGGTGGCTATTGATATGGGAGGACCTTTTAATAAGGTTGCATTCCTTTTTGGTGTTGCTATGATTCCTCAAGTTCCACAAATAATGGGTATGGTTGCAGCAGCTATTCCTGTTCCTCCTATGGCTATGGGACTTGCTACTTTGGTTGTGCCTAAGTTATTTGAGGAAGAAGAGAGAGAATCTGGGAAAATATCATTCTTAATCTCTTTTATTGGTATTAGTGAGGGTGCTATTCCTTTCGCTGCTAGTGATCCTGCGAGGGTTTTACCCTCAATAGTGGCTGGAGGAGCTGTTGCAAGTATTATTGCGGCATTCTTGGGAGTTGCAAGCCATGCGCCTCATGGAGGCCCGATAGTTCTTCCTGTGGTTGATAATAAGTTAGGATTTATTATTGCAATAGTTGCAGGTGTTGCTGTAGCAACAATTTTAGTGATATTTTTAAAATCTTTGAAAGCTAGGGAATCTAAATGA
- the manA gene encoding mannose-6-phosphate isomerase, class I produces the protein MRVDNIFLMKNEIKEYDWGGTSFIPSLLGQKEDGLPKAEMWLGAHKTFSSKISVEGRYRSLYDFLKHHRELLGNENELSFLFKVLSAQRPLSIQIHPSKEIALTGFKLENDKGVNINDPRRIYKDENPKIELVYALSDFYALKGFLPLFEIKNIYKKLKLDFNFTTHKEFISNIFDLQRGEIEDVIARAQENLDFIDKFRAYWFNEIYKIYGVDIGLLVFLGMHIFKLNPGEVLYTESQEVHAYLRGECLELMTNSDNVIRAGLTTKYVDKNEMLKVGRFEEGMFSLLRGENIGGFNVFKLPGTNLSLLQRDINGNLYFKRDGTMVLLVINGEIKINDHFYLKKGESAFIGVCNEELLISGGGTIFIAYSG, from the coding sequence ATGAGAGTTGATAATATATTTTTGATGAAAAATGAGATTAAAGAATACGATTGGGGTGGAACTAGTTTCATCCCTTCTCTTTTGGGACAAAAAGAAGATGGCCTTCCTAAAGCTGAGATGTGGCTTGGAGCACATAAGACATTTTCTAGTAAGATATCAGTTGAAGGCAGATATCGCTCCCTTTATGATTTCTTAAAGCATCACAGAGAACTTTTGGGAAATGAGAATGAGTTGTCTTTTTTATTTAAAGTGCTCTCAGCCCAGAGGCCTTTGTCAATCCAAATACATCCTTCAAAAGAGATTGCCTTGACAGGCTTTAAGCTTGAGAATGATAAGGGAGTAAATATTAATGACCCTAGAAGAATTTATAAGGATGAGAATCCAAAAATAGAACTTGTTTATGCTTTAAGTGATTTTTATGCTCTTAAGGGATTTTTACCTCTATTTGAAATTAAAAATATATATAAAAAATTGAAATTAGATTTTAATTTTACGACCCATAAAGAATTTATAAGCAATATATTTGATTTGCAAAGAGGTGAGATTGAGGATGTTATAGCAAGAGCGCAAGAAAATTTAGATTTTATAGATAAGTTTAGAGCTTATTGGTTTAATGAGATTTATAAGATTTATGGGGTAGATATTGGACTTTTAGTATTTTTAGGAATGCATATTTTTAAATTAAATCCAGGTGAGGTTCTCTATACTGAGAGTCAAGAAGTGCATGCGTATCTTAGGGGCGAATGCCTTGAACTTATGACTAATTCTGATAACGTAATCAGAGCGGGGCTTACTACTAAATATGTTGATAAGAATGAGATGCTTAAGGTTGGTAGGTTTGAGGAGGGAATGTTTTCATTACTCAGAGGTGAGAATATTGGGGGTTTTAATGTATTTAAACTCCCAGGTACTAATTTAAGCTTGTTGCAAAGAGATATTAATGGAAATCTTTATTTTAAAAGAGATGGTACGATGGTGTTACTAGTCATTAATGGAGAAATTAAGATAAATGACCATTTTTATCTTAAGAAAGGTGAAAGTGCATTTATAGGAGTATGTAATGAAGAATTATTAATTAGTGGAGGTGGGACAATCTTTATTGCATACTCTGGTTAG